The following proteins are encoded in a genomic region of Prionailurus viverrinus isolate Anna chromosome E3, UM_Priviv_1.0, whole genome shotgun sequence:
- the LOC125154803 gene encoding proline-rich transmembrane protein 2-like isoform X3: protein MDRGCGIAAVSAAPSTPLRSSPLSPLKMAASSSEVSEMKVIEEGPQTQGEGPGHSEAETGPLQVPAGVPDEPEALQPGPDDTGAPVDSETKAGLAPETTETLTGAPGTAQARDLSSSPGGESNANPSPKEAHQEPAPKPEANKEATADQGSDLGSTAPLEPASESAPQLDTQSDPQPDCQPDSQPTPKSALQPEPPTQEDPTPEVLTESVGEKQENGAVVPLQAGDGEEGPAPQPHSPPSTKTHPANGAPPRVLQQLVEEDRLGRAHSGHPGSPRGSLSRHPSSQLAGSGVEGGEGTQKPRDYIILAILSCFCPMWPVNIVAFAYAVMSRNSLQQGDVDGAQRLGRVAKLLSIVALVGGVLIIIASCVINLGGEWGSGTGWEEWKGWQGQLY, encoded by the exons gaTTGCTGCTGTCTCTGCTGCTCCATCCACTCCATTGaggtcctctcctctctcccctctcaagATGGCAGCCAGCAGCTCTGAGGTCTCGGAGATGAAGGTGATAGAAGAGGGTCCCCAAACCCAAGGAGAAGGGCCTGGCCATTCTGAAGCCGAAACTGGCCCTCTCCAGGTCCCAGCTGGGGTCCCAGATGAGCCAGAGGCCCTGCAGCCCGGCCCAGACGACACTGGGGCCCCTGTGGACTCAGAAACCAAAGCTGGACTGGCTCCAGAAACCACAGAGACCCTAACTGGGGCCCCAGGAACAGCCCAGGCCAGAGACCTCAGCTCAAGTCCAGGAGGGGAGTCAAATGCCAACCCCAGCCCCAAAGAAGCACACCAAGAGCCGGCACCCAAACCAGAAGCAAATAAAGAGGCCACTGCAGACCAGGGGTCTGATCTGGGGTCTACAGCCCCACTTGAGCCAGCCTCAGAGTCTGCTCCCCAGCTGGACACCCAGTCAGACCCTCAGCCAGACTGCCAGCCAGATTCCCAGCCCACCCCCAAGTCAGCTCTTCAGCCAGAGCCCCCTACCCAGGAGGACCCCACCCCTGAGGTCCTGACTGAGAGTGTGggggaaaagcaagaaaatggggCAGTGGTGCCCCTGCAGGCTGGCGATGGGGAAGAGGGCCCAGCCCCTCAGCCTCACTCGCCACCCTCAACAAAAACCCACCCAGCCAATGGGGCTCCTCCCCGCGTGCTGCAGCAGCTGGTTGAGGAGGATCGACTAGGAAGGGCTCACAGTGGGCATCCAGGATCTCCCAGAGGTAGCCTGAGCCGCCACCCCAGCTCCCAGCTGGCAGggtctggggtggaggggggtgaaGGCACCCAGAAACCTCGGGACTACATCATCCTCGCCATCCTGTCCTGCTTCTGCCCCATGTGGCCTGTCAACATCGTGGCCTTCGCTTATGCTGTCATG TCCCGGAACAGCCTGCAGCAGGGGGACGTGGATGGGGCCCAGCGTCTGGGCCGCGTGGCAAAGCTCTTAAGCATCGTGGCGCTGGTAGGGGGGGTCCTCATCATCATCGCCTCCTGCGTCATCAACTTAGGCGGTGAGTGGGGGTCTGGGACAGGCTGGGAGGAATGGAAGGGTTGGCAAGGGCAGCTTTACTAA
- the LOC125154803 gene encoding proline-rich transmembrane protein 2-like isoform X2, which translates to MDRGCGIAAVSAAPSTPLRSSPLSPLKMAASSSEVSEMKVIEEGPQTQGEGPGHSEAETGPLQVPAGVPDEPEALQPGPDDTGAPVDSETKAGLAPETTETLTGAPGTAQARDLSSSPGGESNANPSPKEAHQEPAPKPEANKEATADQGSDLGSTAPLEPASESAPQLDTQSDPQPDCQPDSQPTPKSALQPEPPTQEDPTPEVLTESVGEKQENGAVVPLQAGDGEEGPAPQPHSPPSTKTHPANGAPPRVLQQLVEEDRLGRAHSGHPGSPRGSLSRHPSSQLAGSGVEGGEGTQKPRDYIILAILSCFCPMWPVNIVAFAYAVMVSPMGPWPRPAVAPSFLPAPGQNPGSSLVFPSPLCMDLTSQLWGFSRPLPRTLPSEPPLPYPVRWEGCQGVFHATLLTCALLPLPPQPSFLL; encoded by the coding sequence gaTTGCTGCTGTCTCTGCTGCTCCATCCACTCCATTGaggtcctctcctctctcccctctcaagATGGCAGCCAGCAGCTCTGAGGTCTCGGAGATGAAGGTGATAGAAGAGGGTCCCCAAACCCAAGGAGAAGGGCCTGGCCATTCTGAAGCCGAAACTGGCCCTCTCCAGGTCCCAGCTGGGGTCCCAGATGAGCCAGAGGCCCTGCAGCCCGGCCCAGACGACACTGGGGCCCCTGTGGACTCAGAAACCAAAGCTGGACTGGCTCCAGAAACCACAGAGACCCTAACTGGGGCCCCAGGAACAGCCCAGGCCAGAGACCTCAGCTCAAGTCCAGGAGGGGAGTCAAATGCCAACCCCAGCCCCAAAGAAGCACACCAAGAGCCGGCACCCAAACCAGAAGCAAATAAAGAGGCCACTGCAGACCAGGGGTCTGATCTGGGGTCTACAGCCCCACTTGAGCCAGCCTCAGAGTCTGCTCCCCAGCTGGACACCCAGTCAGACCCTCAGCCAGACTGCCAGCCAGATTCCCAGCCCACCCCCAAGTCAGCTCTTCAGCCAGAGCCCCCTACCCAGGAGGACCCCACCCCTGAGGTCCTGACTGAGAGTGTGggggaaaagcaagaaaatggggCAGTGGTGCCCCTGCAGGCTGGCGATGGGGAAGAGGGCCCAGCCCCTCAGCCTCACTCGCCACCCTCAACAAAAACCCACCCAGCCAATGGGGCTCCTCCCCGCGTGCTGCAGCAGCTGGTTGAGGAGGATCGACTAGGAAGGGCTCACAGTGGGCATCCAGGATCTCCCAGAGGTAGCCTGAGCCGCCACCCCAGCTCCCAGCTGGCAGggtctggggtggaggggggtgaaGGCACCCAGAAACCTCGGGACTACATCATCCTCGCCATCCTGTCCTGCTTCTGCCCCATGTGGCCTGTCAACATCGTGGCCTTCGCTTATGCTGTCATGGTGAGCCCCATGGGACCCTGGCCCAGGCCTGCTGTGGCTCCCAGCTTCCTGCCAGCACCTGGACAGAACCCCGGGAGTAgccttgtcttcccctctcctctctgcatgGATCTCACTTCCCAATTATGGGGATTTTCCCGGCCTCTCCCTAGGACTTTACCGTCTGAGCCACCACTGCCCTACCCCGTCAGGTGGGAGGGATGCCAAGGCGTGTTTCACGCCACCTTGCTGACCtgtgccctcctccccctgcctccccaaccCTCTTTCCTCCTTTAA
- the LOC125154803 gene encoding proline-rich transmembrane protein 2-like isoform X1, translated as MAASSSEVSEMKVIEEGPQTQGEGPGHSEAETGPLQVPAGVPDEPEALQPGPDDTGAPVDSETKAGLAPETTETLTGAPGTAQARDLSSSPGGESNANPSPKEAHQEPAPKPEANKEATADQGSDLGSTAPLEPASESAPQLDTQSDPQPDCQPDSQPTPKSALQPEPPTQEDPTPEVLTESVGEKQENGAVVPLQAGDGEEGPAPQPHSPPSTKTHPANGAPPRVLQQLVEEDRLGRAHSGHPGSPRGSLSRHPSSQLAGSGVEGGEGTQKPRDYIILAILSCFCPMWPVNIVAFAYAVMSRNSLQQGDVDGAQRLGRVAKLLSIVALVGGVLIIIASCVINLGALARAEPSAPSLCACVLWPCAAREAGLSSSDEEVELPADGQAWMPPPSEIQRLYELLAAHGTLELRAEILPRRPPTPEAQSEEERSDEEPEPKEEEEEKPHMPTEFDFDDEPMTPKDSLIDRRRTPGSSARSQKREARLDKVLSDMKRHKKLEEQILRTGRDLFSLDSEDPSPTSPPLRSSGSTLFPRQRKY; from the exons ATGGCAGCCAGCAGCTCTGAGGTCTCGGAGATGAAGGTGATAGAAGAGGGTCCCCAAACCCAAGGAGAAGGGCCTGGCCATTCTGAAGCCGAAACTGGCCCTCTCCAGGTCCCAGCTGGGGTCCCAGATGAGCCAGAGGCCCTGCAGCCCGGCCCAGACGACACTGGGGCCCCTGTGGACTCAGAAACCAAAGCTGGACTGGCTCCAGAAACCACAGAGACCCTAACTGGGGCCCCAGGAACAGCCCAGGCCAGAGACCTCAGCTCAAGTCCAGGAGGGGAGTCAAATGCCAACCCCAGCCCCAAAGAAGCACACCAAGAGCCGGCACCCAAACCAGAAGCAAATAAAGAGGCCACTGCAGACCAGGGGTCTGATCTGGGGTCTACAGCCCCACTTGAGCCAGCCTCAGAGTCTGCTCCCCAGCTGGACACCCAGTCAGACCCTCAGCCAGACTGCCAGCCAGATTCCCAGCCCACCCCCAAGTCAGCTCTTCAGCCAGAGCCCCCTACCCAGGAGGACCCCACCCCTGAGGTCCTGACTGAGAGTGTGggggaaaagcaagaaaatggggCAGTGGTGCCCCTGCAGGCTGGCGATGGGGAAGAGGGCCCAGCCCCTCAGCCTCACTCGCCACCCTCAACAAAAACCCACCCAGCCAATGGGGCTCCTCCCCGCGTGCTGCAGCAGCTGGTTGAGGAGGATCGACTAGGAAGGGCTCACAGTGGGCATCCAGGATCTCCCAGAGGTAGCCTGAGCCGCCACCCCAGCTCCCAGCTGGCAGggtctggggtggaggggggtgaaGGCACCCAGAAACCTCGGGACTACATCATCCTCGCCATCCTGTCCTGCTTCTGCCCCATGTGGCCTGTCAACATCGTGGCCTTCGCTTATGCTGTCATG TCCCGGAACAGCCTGCAGCAGGGGGACGTGGATGGGGCCCAGCGTCTGGGCCGCGTGGCAAAGCTCTTAAGCATCGTGGCGCTGGTAGGGGGGGTCCTCATCATCATCGCCTCCTGCGTCATCAACTTAGGCG CTTTGGCTAGAGCGGAGCCTTCCGCGCCATCTCTGTGCGCCTGCGTACTGTGGCCCTGCGCAGCCCGGGAGGCGGGTCTTAGCTCCAG TGATGAGGAGGTGGAGCTGCCCGCGGATGGGCAGGCCTGGATGCCTCCCCCCTCCGAAATCCAGCGGCTCTATGAACTTCTGGCTGCCCACGGTACCCTGGAGCTTCGGGCTGAGATCCTGCCCCGCCGGCCACCGACACCTGAGGCCCAGAGTGAAGAGGAGAGATCCGATGAGGAGCCTGAGcccaaagaggaggaagaggaaaa ACCACACATGCCTACAGAATTTGACTTTGATGATGAGCCAATGACACCAAAGGACTCCCTGATTGACCGGAGACGCACCCCAG GGAGCTCAGCCCGGAGCCAGAAACGGGAGGCTCGCCTGGACAAGGTCCTCTCAGACATGAAGCGGCACAAAAAGCTGGAGGAACAGATCCTTCGCACTGGCAGGGACCTCTTCAGCCTGGACTCCGAGGACCCCAGCCCCACCAGCCCCCCACTCCGGTCCTCAGGGAGTACTCTCTTCCCCCGGCAGCGGAAATACTGA